The following are encoded in a window of Nibricoccus aquaticus genomic DNA:
- a CDS encoding zinc-binding alcohol dehydrogenase family protein: MLQISLQNPGQFAATHDAPEPTLAPGEALVRVHRIGVCGTDLHAFAGKQPFFNYPRVLGHELGVEVINPGSDPHGLKAGDRCSVEPYINCGRCIACRRGKPNCCTDLKVMGVHIDGGMRPLVAIPARKLHKSEKLNYDQLALVETLAIGAHAVERADIKKDDVVLVIGAGPIGLSVIQFVLVTGATLIVMDVAESRLAFCRDQLGVKHTVTAGPSAIDELKKIGGGDLPTCVIDATGNPKSMMGTFDLPAHGGRIVFVGLFQGDVTFNDPNFHRRELTVMGSRNALPATFRDIIALVEAGKVNTQPWITHRLKLADVPEIFPRDISGNPAVLKAMIEV; the protein is encoded by the coding sequence ATGCTCCAGATTTCCCTCCAAAACCCCGGCCAGTTCGCCGCCACCCACGACGCCCCCGAACCCACGCTCGCCCCCGGCGAAGCCCTCGTCCGCGTCCACCGCATCGGCGTCTGCGGCACCGACCTCCACGCCTTCGCCGGCAAACAACCCTTCTTCAACTACCCGCGCGTCCTCGGCCATGAACTCGGCGTCGAGGTCATCAACCCCGGATCCGACCCGCACGGCCTCAAAGCCGGCGACCGCTGCTCCGTCGAGCCCTACATCAACTGCGGCCGCTGCATCGCCTGCCGCCGCGGCAAACCCAACTGCTGCACCGACCTCAAAGTCATGGGCGTCCACATCGACGGCGGCATGCGCCCCCTCGTCGCCATCCCCGCGCGCAAACTCCACAAGTCCGAGAAACTCAATTACGACCAGCTCGCCCTCGTCGAAACCCTCGCCATCGGCGCCCACGCCGTGGAGCGCGCCGACATCAAGAAGGACGACGTCGTCCTCGTCATCGGCGCCGGCCCCATCGGCCTCAGCGTCATCCAGTTCGTCCTCGTCACCGGTGCCACGCTCATCGTGATGGACGTCGCCGAATCCCGCCTCGCCTTCTGCCGCGATCAACTCGGCGTGAAACACACCGTCACCGCCGGCCCGTCCGCGATCGACGAACTCAAAAAAATCGGCGGCGGCGATCTCCCCACCTGCGTCATCGACGCCACCGGAAATCCGAAATCGATGATGGGCACCTTCGACCTCCCCGCGCACGGCGGCCGCATCGTTTTCGTCGGACTCTTCCAAGGCGACGTCACCTTCAACGACCCGAACTTCCACCGCCGCGAACTCACCGTCATGGGCAGCCGCAACGCCCTCCCCGCCACCTTCCGCGACATCATCGCCCTCGTCGAAGCGGGAAAAGTGAATACGCAACCGTGGATCACCCACCGCCTCAAACTCGCCGACGTCCCCGAAATCTTCCCGCGCGACATCTCCGGCAACCCCGCCGTCTTAAAAGCCATGATCGAAGTCTAA
- a CDS encoding substrate-binding domain-containing protein — protein MKKSLLSLLTLSLTLSTAAFAQDITLAVIPKGTTHPFWKTVEAGARKAAEETGVKINWRGPILENDRAQQIAVVQQFVGSKVSGIVLAPLDATALVGPVRSATDAKIPVIIMDSALNGEAGKEFSSFVATDNRRGGEIGGEELARLLNGKGKVVLLRYIEGSASTNEREEGFLSVMKKHPGIEVIMSNRYAGPSISTAQDAAMNMIDKIREADGIFCPNDPSTQGMLLALRQNGLAGKKKFVGFDTSSQLVAALKRDQIDAIVAQNPFKMGYLSVKTAVAVIRGEKFEARVDTGCELVTKANLDSPAVKAILGGE, from the coding sequence ATGAAAAAATCCCTGCTCTCCCTCCTCACTCTCTCGCTCACCCTTTCCACCGCCGCCTTCGCCCAGGACATCACCCTCGCCGTCATCCCCAAAGGCACCACGCATCCCTTCTGGAAAACCGTCGAAGCCGGCGCGCGCAAAGCCGCCGAGGAAACCGGCGTGAAGATCAACTGGCGCGGCCCCATCCTCGAAAACGACCGCGCCCAGCAGATCGCCGTCGTCCAGCAATTCGTCGGCTCCAAAGTCTCCGGCATCGTCCTCGCCCCGCTCGACGCCACCGCCCTCGTCGGCCCCGTCCGCAGCGCGACCGACGCCAAAATCCCCGTCATCATCATGGACTCCGCCCTCAACGGCGAAGCCGGCAAAGAGTTCTCCTCCTTCGTCGCGACCGACAACCGCCGCGGCGGTGAAATCGGCGGCGAAGAACTCGCCCGCCTCCTCAACGGCAAAGGCAAGGTCGTCCTCCTCCGCTACATCGAAGGCTCCGCCAGCACCAACGAGCGCGAAGAAGGTTTCCTCAGCGTCATGAAGAAACACCCCGGCATCGAAGTCATCATGAGCAACCGCTACGCCGGCCCCAGCATCTCCACCGCGCAAGACGCCGCCATGAACATGATCGACAAGATCCGTGAGGCCGACGGCATCTTCTGCCCCAACGATCCTTCCACTCAGGGCATGCTCCTCGCCCTCCGCCAGAACGGCCTCGCCGGTAAGAAAAAATTCGTCGGTTTCGACACCTCCTCCCAACTCGTCGCCGCTCTCAAGCGCGACCAGATCGACGCCATCGTCGCCCAGAATCCCTTCAAGATGGGCTACCTCTCTGTGAAGACCGCCGTCGCCGTCATCCGCGGCGAAAAATTCGAAGCCCGCGTCGACACCGGCTGCGAACTCGTCACCAAAGCCAACCTCGATTCCCCCGCCGTCAAAGCCATCCTCGGCGGCGAATAA